DNA sequence from the Roseiconus lacunae genome:
TTTATGTCAGCGCAGGAACGACGACGCTGAATAACGTCACGGTCAGTGGCAATGTCGCCGACTTTGATGGCGGCGGCATTCGCGCGATCAATGGTGGCACGGTCGTGAATATCGATCACTCGACGATCGCCGACAACGAAGGCACTGCCGGAAACGGAGGTGGTATCAGTATCACCGATGCCACGGTCAACCTTAGCAGTTCGATCGTCGCCGATAACATGTCCCAGTTTAGCGGCCAAGATGTCACCGGAACGATTGTCAGCGGAGGCGACAACCTAGTCGAGCACAACACCGGCGTTAGCGGGGCGATCGGAAGCGACATCCTTGGCAGTGATCCTGGATTGTCAACTTTGACGACAATCGGCGAAACGTTCGTCCACACCTTCGATTCATCGAGTCTGGCACATGACGGGGCAACCGGATCAACCGAAGTCCTCGATCAAACCGGGCAGACACGCGATGCGGACCGTGACATCGGGGCCTATGAATTCATCGAAGATCCGACATCGATTGTCGCGACAAGCAACACCGATGGCGGTCTGTCGATCAATGCCGATGGTGGATTTGACACTTACTTGGTTGCCGACGATGGGGGGGCGATCCTGGGCGGCCTGAGCTCGTTTACCTATGAACTCCGGTTCTCCACGACGGACACGACCTCTCAGACACCATTGATGTCTTACGCGTCCGGTACGAGCGCCAATGAAATGTTAGTCTTCTTCGTAAACGATGAAATCTCTTTCCATCTCCGTAACCAAACCCTGACGCTGACCGCGATCAACTACAACACGCTTCGTGATGGAAACCCGCATCAAATCGCGTTGACTTGGGACAATGCCGCGGGTGACTGGGCGTTCTACATTGATGGCTCCGTTGTAGAGAGTGGATCGGGATTCGCAACCGGACATGTCATCGGCAGTGGAGGCACACTCCTGTTTGGTCAAGAACAAGACTCGGTCGAAGGCGGGTTTGTCCAGGAGCAGGTTTTCAAGGGCTCGCTCTATCACGCACGAGTTTTTTCGCAGGTTCGATCTTCCGATCAAATCCACGCGGCCTATCAAACTTCGCTGCCTTACGACGAACCGTCTTTGTTAGCCCAATGGGACTTCACCAACCTTTCCACCGACGGAGTCATTACCGAATCGGTCGAGGGCAACAACCTTTCGGTGCGGCATGTCTCAGGCTACTCACAAAGCCAACCAATACTGAACCTCGCAGTTGATGAAAACGTTTCGGACGGCACTGTCGTCGCGAGCGTTGCCGGAGTTGATCCGGAACGCGAGGCATTGATTGCGACGCTCTTGGCCAGTGATCCGAATCTCGTTTACAGCAGCGAGACCGGGAAATTTTATAAAGCCATTGGATCTGTCTCGGACTGGGCAACCGCCGAATCCAATGCAATGGCTACCAACCTTAACGGAGTTGGCGGCCAACTCGCCACGATCCAAAATGCGACCGAACAAGAAATTCTAGCGTCGTTTGCATCCAACCTAGGTGTGGAATTGTTCCTGGGGGGAACTGATCTCACAGCGGAGGGAACTTGGCGGTGGCAAGCAAATGGAATTGATGCGGAATCGTTTTGGATCGGCCAATCTAACGGTCGTAATGTCGATGGTGCCTACGTTAACTGGCAGTCTGGATCGGAGCCCAATAACAATAGCGGGAATCAGCATTATCTGAGTCTTCAGGTCGATGGGACGTGGGACGACGAAGCACTCAATGGCGGCAATGACAACGGATACATTATCGAGTGGGACGCAGATTCAGTCCTCGATGCGACCCAAGCACTGACCTACACGATGCTGTCACAAACGGTAGCCGGTGCGTTTTCGATTGACAGTGACCGTGGACAGATCATCGTCGCGGACGGTTCACTATTGGACTATGAGTCGAACGCCTCTCACATCATCGACCTACGTGTCACTGACGCCGACGGGAATACGCGTGATGAGAGCTTCACCATCGTTATCAACGACATCAATGAGTCGTTCGCGGTCACTTCCGATCTTTCCAGTGGCATCGAGATCAATCAAGACGGAGGCAATGACGCGTATTTGATCGCCAATGACGGTGGCAGTTTGTTTGCCGGGTTATCCGCGTTGACTTTTGAATCCAGTCTTCGAATCGACGACCAGAATTCGTCCCCGACATTGTTTTCGTATTACGTCGGCGGCGATGAAGCGCAATTGCAGCTCAACACGTCTGACCAGCTTGTGCTACACCTTAACGGTAGTAGTATCACTTCAACGAACGCTTTCTCACAGTTGGTTGATGGCGATGTCCATCACGTTGCGGTCACTTGGGATAACACGCACGGTGACCTGCAATTTTATATCGACGGAGAGCTCGCGGAATCGTTCAGCGGATTTCAGGCCGGCACGACTCTCGACGGAGGAGGCGAATTCGTTCTCGGAAATGATCAAAGCGGTTTGGACTCAGGCTATCAAGCCGATCGATCTCTACACGGAACGTTCTACGACGTCCGACTTTGGAACGAGGCCCGCAGCGACGCTGAGATTTCGCTGAACTATCAACACAAACTCGATCTTACCCCGGCGGAAGCAACCGCATCGGGTTTGATCGCCAATTGGCAAATGGTGTTCAACGGTTCGAGCGAAGTGATCGACATCGTCAGTGAGGGGACAACGAACAACCGTTTGCAAGTCAGCCATGCCAGCGGAACGGGCTTCAGTCCAAGCACTGCGACAGCCGATCTCCATGTCTCTGAAACTAGCACGAACGGAACGTCCGTCGGATTCATTGTCCCAAGCCAGTCGGCCCCATCGGTAGATCTGGTTTCTGACGGGCTGTTCCTCGAGGCCACGCCGTCATCGGACCAATATGGCGTGACGGGGACGTTCGGCGATTGGAGCGTGAACTCGGGTAGCATCGATTTGTTCGCGACCAGCAGTTGGGAATCGCGATTCGGAGGCCGAATGGTCAACCTTGATGGTGGCTCTCCGGGATCGATTAGCCAATCGATCGCGACGACAGCGGGAACACAGTACCAAGTCGTCTTTAGCCTGACCGGTGATTTTAGCGGCGGCGACCCGATCAAAGATTTGCGTGTCAGTGCCGATGGCCAATTCGAGGATTTTAGTATCAGCGAAAACTCACACTGGAGTTGGGGCAATACCCAGGCATTAGAGTCTCGTCAGTTCACATTCACCGCAGATTCGGCGTCTACCGAACTTACATTCGCTTCCCTTGAATCAGCTGGAAGCCTGTATGGTCCCTACATCGGTGACATTCGAGTGATCGAGATCCCGGCAGCGATCACGACGATCCTTGATGCCGATGGATCGCTTCAGTACGACACCAACACACACAAGTTTTATCGCTACGTCAATGTGAACGAACAGTTTTCGAGCGCACAAGCGAATGCGATTGCGGCAACGGTGAATGGCGCATCCGGACAATTAGTGACGATCCGCTCAGCGTACGAAAACGATCTTGTTCACCAAATGATCAGTGACGATATTTGGATCGGGGCGTCCGACGAATCCAGTGAAGGCGACTGGCGGTGGCTGCAAGGAAACACAGATGCCGATGCTTTCTGGTCGGGTGGCATCGGTGGAACCGCAGTCGATGGTCACTATACAAACTGGAACGGTGGCGAACCGAACAACACCACTTCGGTAGATCCTAATGGCGAAGACGCAGCCGAAATGTTTGCCGGCAGCGGTCGGTGGAATGATCTTCCCGACCATCCGGCACGTACCCAAGGCTATGTCATCGAATGGGATGCAGATCAAGTCTTGTCCGGGTATACCTTTGCGTTGACTGATGACGCGGGTGGACGCTTTTCGATTGATGCATCAAGTGGCGAAATCATCGTCGCCGATGCATCGCTACTGGACTTCGAAACCTTCTCTTCGCATACCATCACCGCAGAAGTCACCGATGCTTCGGGGGACACTTACACCGAAGTCATGACGATCGCGGTCGATGATGCACCGGGAGACGCACAGTTTACCATCCCGATCGGACAATCGTTCGACGAAGACACGACGTTGGTGTTTTCAAATGCGAACGGCAATGCGATTGTACTGAATGATGGATCATCACAAACGCCGACGCTCACGACGACGTTGAGCGTCTCGAGCGGTAACTTAACCTTGGCGTCGACGACCGGGATCACCTTCCTTGCCGGAACGAACAACGGCGAGTCGATTCTAACGATCGCCGGGACCGAGACAGCGATTAACAATGCCCTGGATGGTTTGCAGTACGATCCGATCGCCGATGACAACGGTTTCGAATCGTTGGTGATTTCAACCGGATCAACACCGATCACCGAAGGCAATCTCTATGCCCGATACGAATTCGAAGATGGATCGCTGATCGACCAAAGCGGCAACGGATACGATGGGACTGCGATTTCAGACCCCGCCATTGCCGTCGATGCCAGCCGAGGCGATGGCATTCAGCTCGATTCCAATGACGGTGTCTCGATTGCCGGCGGCACGAGTGGACTTGCCGATGAAGTCACGATCGCCGCCTGGGTCAACCTCGATCCGGCGCAGCAAGACGCGGTACTTTTATCGCTCGGGGATGAGTTCTATGTCACCTTGGATGTGTCCGCACCCGGGGGAGGCTTAGGGATCACGGCGGGGGCGTTCAGCAGTACGACATCGAATCCGGCACACGAGATCGCCGGCGACGGATGGCATCACATCGCAGCGACCATTGACGATGTCGCCGATCAAATCACGCTTTATCTTGATGGCGTTTTGATCGCCACCATTGACACCAGCTTAGACATCGACTGGGGAACGGCCCCCAGTCCCAACGTCACCATCGGCGGCCTTGCTTCCGGCGCGATGCCGCTGGTAGGAAGTCTTGATGATGTTCGCATCTACGATGCAGTGCTGAGTGAATCTGAAGTCATCGCCGTGATGGGTGACCAAGGTCATTCGATCGCAACGGTTGGCATGACGGTTCGTGCGATCAATGATGACCCGGTCAACGCAGGCAGTTTGCCGTCGGATATTTTGGTCACGATTGACACGCTCAGCAATGTTAATTTGACCGACGTCGACTTTAGCGATGTTGACGCCGGATCAAATGCAGTGACGGTCACACTCGCCACGACAACTGGCGGTGAGTTAACGGCGTCATCCGGCGGAGGCATCCTGGTTGGTGGTTCCGCAAACGCGAGGACATTCACCGGCTCGATCAGTGATCTGAATGCCTACTTCGATGATGTAACGAACATCCGATATCAACATGGGACACCGGGAACAACCGGCAACGATGCTGACACGCTGTCGCTGACGATCAATGACGGAGGTAACACCGGAACAGGCGGCGGTGGAAACGTCGCTCTTGGCTCGGTCAATGTCGACATTAGTCCGCCGAACCAAGCTCCAGTGCTCTCGCCATATGGTCCCGTGTACAACACTTCGGAGGATGCGGCCCCGCTGACCGCTTCTGTGGGGACTGTGCTTTGGTCAAGCATGTCCGATCCCGACCCAGGGTCCGTCGAGGGAATCGCGGTGTTTGGGTTTACTGGAAGCGGCGGAACACTGGAATACAGCCTGGACGGTTCCAACTGGTTCGCGTTCCCATCCGTTTCTTCGACGTCCGCATTGTTGCTTCGCAGCAGCGACCAATTTCGGTTCACACCCTCAACCGAAAACGGCGGTGTCTTGCAAGTCGACTATCGAGGTTGGGACCAAACATCGGGAACCGCTGGGACGCTTGCCGATACATCAATCAATGGCGGATCAACGGCCTACAGCAGTGCTTCCGATCGTGTCCAGGTCAACCTTACAAGTATCAACGACGCACCGGTGCTGGACAACTCTGGCACGATGACGTTGACGACGATCAGCGAAGATGACACCAACAACGCCGGTGACTCGGTCGCGTCGATCATCGCTTCCGCCGGAGGCGACCGCATTACCGATGTTGATACCGGATCGGTCGAAGGCATCGCGATCACCAATCAAGACAACGGAAACGGAACCTGGCAATACTCCACCAACGGAGGGTCCACATGGTCCGACTTTGGTGCCGTCAGCGACAACGCCGCGCTACTGCTGCGCAGTACCGACTTGGTGCGATTTGAACCCAACGGAGCGAACGGAACGTCCCCCGACTTTACCTTCCGCGCCTGGGATCAGACCACAGGATCCGCCGGCGCGAAAGTCGATGCCAGTACCAACGGAGGCACCACCGCGTTTAGTACCGCTACCGAAGCGGTTTCCATCACCGTCACGGACATCAATGACGAACAAGTCATCGCGACCAATACCGGGGCCACCGTCGTGGAAGGTTCCAGCGGAAACGTGATCTCCAATACACAGCTTCGCACAACGGACGCCGATCACAGCAGTAGCCAACTCGTTTACACCGTCGATTCGATCCCTTCGTCAGGAACGCTGTACCGAAACGGAGTGGCCTTGGCTGCGACCGACACGTTCACCCAAGCCGACATCGATGCCAATCTGATCACTTACACTCACGACGGATCGGAAGCCTCGTCTGACTCGTTTAACTTCACCGTCGACGATGGTACTGGCGCGTCGTCTAGTGGAACGTTCACGCTCGGCATTACAAACGTCAACGACGCACCGGTTGCCGCATCGATCGAAGGCACAACGCTGAACGCTCCCGAAAACGGCTCCCCAGTTGCTGTCACATCGACACTCACTGTCAGCGATGTCGACGATGCAAATCTGGAATCAGCGACGATTCAAATCACGGGAAACTATTTCGCTGGCGAAGATTTGCTGTCCTTTACCAACCAAAACGGAATCACCGGATCTTGGGATGCAGGTTCAGGTACGATGACATTGACTGGGACCGCATCGGTCGCCGACTATCAAACTGCGTTGCGCAGCGTGACGTACGAAAATCTCAGTCTATCACCGAGCACCCCCGACCGAACCGTTTCCATCGTCGTCAACGACGGATCGATCAATTCGAACGCTCAAGCGAGAACCGTTTCGGTCTTGCCGGTCAACGATGATCCGACAAATACGGGTAGCTTGCCGGCTGACGTCACGGTGGTCGAAGACGTGAGAACTTCCATCGATTTATCACTGATCGATCTCGATGACTCCGATGCGGGATCAGCCGATCTGACACTCACGCTGTCGACCTCGACAGGTGGCCTGCTTTCGGCGACCAGTGGCGGAGGCGTCGTGATCACCGGTGACGGAACCGACACGTTGACACTGGTTGGATCGCTCAACGACCTGAATTCGTTTTTGGACGTGGCGACAAACCTTGAATACCTTCACGGGACTGCCAATACCTTCGGCGATGATGCCGATACCATCTTGGTCGTGATCAATGACGGGGGTGCGAGCGGAAACGGCGGAGGCGGCGATGTATCGCTCGGATCGATCAACGTCGATATCACCGCGGTCAACGATACGCCGACGGCAAGCGGCGAAAATTTCGAGGTGCGCTCGCCGGATACTGAGCTTTCGATTGACACTTCCGGGTTGATCGTCAACGACACGGACCTTGACGGAGACACCTTGTCGGTCGTACTCGTTTCTTCGACCAGCAACGGAACGCTTTCGCTAGAACCCGGTGGCGTACTGCTTTACACTCCGGCGTCCGGTTACATCGGCACGGACACGTTTTCCTACCACGTGACCGATGGCTCGGCGACGAGCAACGTGGTCACGGTGGTGATCGATGTCGAAATGGCGGCCCCCTACACCCCGCCTACGACCACCCCAGATTCGGAAGATTCGTCGAGCGAAGACTCCGACACTGAAACGGAAAACGAAGAATCGGAGTCGGAATCTGAATCGGAAGAATCGACTGAGATGGAGGAATCCACCAGCGAAGATTCTTCCAGCGAATCATCCTCGCAAAGCGCGGATGCTGCCGCCGCCGTTCCACCTCCTGCCGAAGCTGCTGGTCAAGTCAATACGAGCGAAGCTGGGGTGGCACCCGGCAAACAAGGTGAAGCGGAACAGGAAAAAGAATCTGCCGAGGCGGCCGAAGAAGCCGAGCGTGAACGGATCGAACGAATCTCGTCAACCTATCAGTCATCGCGTGGCTACGGTTCCGGTGATGGCGCGTTCAACGCCGAGTTGGTTCAATTGGATCGCATCCTACAAGAAGACCTGCGTCAAGCGATTATCTGGAGTCAATGGGATAACGCCGATCGGTACGGTGACAATTCGATGGCTTCGGTGCAGTACGCAAGTTTCGCGAGCGCTGGGATCGGGATGTTCTCCGTCGGCTATGTGATGTGGGCGCTCCGCGGTGGTGCGATGGTTGGTGTGTTCGCTTCGGCCCTGCCGGCCTGGCGATTCATTGATCCGATCGCGATGCTGTCGGCCTACCGTGACTTCCGAGACAATACCGAAGACGGATTGGAATCACTGATCCGAGTGAAGAACTAGGACGACACTCGCATGACGTGATCCCGTGGTCATTCATGCGGGCGACTCCAATTCAGGCTATGATCTCTGTCCTGAACTTTCTTCGCCCGCAATCAGTGATTGAAATGACAACGTCCTTGGGATCACCCGTGAAGTATCTCGCGTCGCAATTCACCGGCATGTTAATCCCGGTGATGCTCTGCGTCGGCCTCGGGATCACGCACGCTTCGGCCGACCAGCCCAACGTGGTGTTTCTGCTTGTTGACGATTTGGGATTCATGGATGTTGGCGTCAATAATCCCGATTCGTTTTACGAAACCCCTAACATCGATCGTCTCGCGGCTTCGGGTACCAATTTCAGCAACGGGTATGCGGCCAACCCCGTGTGCTCGCCGACGCGTTACAGTCTGCTGACCGGCCGGTATCCAAGCCGGATCGATGCGACGAATTTCTTTGCCGGAAAACGTGAAGGACGATTCAAGCCCGCAGTGCTGACCGATCGCATGCCGCTGAGCGAAATCACGCTTGCCGAGCGATTTCAATCGGCGGGCTATCGAACGATATTTGCCGGAAAATGGCACCTCGGCCCGACCGAAGAATTTTGGCCCAAACACCAAGGCTTCGATGTCAATTACGGCGGTCATCACCGAGGCGGCCCTTACGGTGGGAAGCGATATTTTTCGCCTTACGGAAATCCGCGACTGAGCGATGGCCCCGATGGCGAGCACTTGCCGATTCGACTGGCCAAGGAAACAGCTGGCTTTATCGGCAAAGACACCGAACAACCATTCTTCGCCTACCTTGCGTTTTATAGCGTTCACACGCCTTTAATGGCCCCCAAGGCGTTGGTCGATAAATACACCGCCAAGGCCAAA
Encoded proteins:
- a CDS encoding DUF4347 domain-containing protein — translated: MSLNPSKRVFDFFPLEDRILLSADGFHPGDGVIDGEVAYLDQMIESMRDQEGLSGTPQTPETNGESNDEADSNALTAEGQANSSDESTTKSLEVIVIDAGVDDANQLISDLRDRRDDETQWVIVELSADQDGVNQISQVLAELSDVNAIHLLSHSDGEGLQLGNTTLVEDSLTGYAGAIAGWSDGLADGADILIYGCDLASTEQGRLLIDSLAALCQCDVAASDDATGHESLGGDWDLEYNVGSIQTNVFLSDSAKATWQDTLAVITVTTLADENDGNTTDITSLNATPGGSGISLREAIIAANNTAGPDTIVLGDGTYALTITGQHESSGATGDLDITGDITITGNGATDTTINAASLLDRIFHVQVGGTLTIDGLTLTGAASGTELGAAVFNEGTFNATDVVLTGNSATGHNGGAIASTGTTTLDRVAVINNAAIQGGGIYVSAGTTTLNNVTVSGNVADFDGGGIRAINGGTVVNIDHSTIADNEGTAGNGGGISITDATVNLSSSIVADNMSQFSGQDVTGTIVSGGDNLVEHNTGVSGAIGSDILGSDPGLSTLTTIGETFVHTFDSSSLAHDGATGSTEVLDQTGQTRDADRDIGAYEFIEDPTSIVATSNTDGGLSINADGGFDTYLVADDGGAILGGLSSFTYELRFSTTDTTSQTPLMSYASGTSANEMLVFFVNDEISFHLRNQTLTLTAINYNTLRDGNPHQIALTWDNAAGDWAFYIDGSVVESGSGFATGHVIGSGGTLLFGQEQDSVEGGFVQEQVFKGSLYHARVFSQVRSSDQIHAAYQTSLPYDEPSLLAQWDFTNLSTDGVITESVEGNNLSVRHVSGYSQSQPILNLAVDENVSDGTVVASVAGVDPEREALIATLLASDPNLVYSSETGKFYKAIGSVSDWATAESNAMATNLNGVGGQLATIQNATEQEILASFASNLGVELFLGGTDLTAEGTWRWQANGIDAESFWIGQSNGRNVDGAYVNWQSGSEPNNNSGNQHYLSLQVDGTWDDEALNGGNDNGYIIEWDADSVLDATQALTYTMLSQTVAGAFSIDSDRGQIIVADGSLLDYESNASHIIDLRVTDADGNTRDESFTIVINDINESFAVTSDLSSGIEINQDGGNDAYLIANDGGSLFAGLSALTFESSLRIDDQNSSPTLFSYYVGGDEAQLQLNTSDQLVLHLNGSSITSTNAFSQLVDGDVHHVAVTWDNTHGDLQFYIDGELAESFSGFQAGTTLDGGGEFVLGNDQSGLDSGYQADRSLHGTFYDVRLWNEARSDAEISLNYQHKLDLTPAEATASGLIANWQMVFNGSSEVIDIVSEGTTNNRLQVSHASGTGFSPSTATADLHVSETSTNGTSVGFIVPSQSAPSVDLVSDGLFLEATPSSDQYGVTGTFGDWSVNSGSIDLFATSSWESRFGGRMVNLDGGSPGSISQSIATTAGTQYQVVFSLTGDFSGGDPIKDLRVSADGQFEDFSISENSHWSWGNTQALESRQFTFTADSASTELTFASLESAGSLYGPYIGDIRVIEIPAAITTILDADGSLQYDTNTHKFYRYVNVNEQFSSAQANAIAATVNGASGQLVTIRSAYENDLVHQMISDDIWIGASDESSEGDWRWLQGNTDADAFWSGGIGGTAVDGHYTNWNGGEPNNTTSVDPNGEDAAEMFAGSGRWNDLPDHPARTQGYVIEWDADQVLSGYTFALTDDAGGRFSIDASSGEIIVADASLLDFETFSSHTITAEVTDASGDTYTEVMTIAVDDAPGDAQFTIPIGQSFDEDTTLVFSNANGNAIVLNDGSSQTPTLTTTLSVSSGNLTLASTTGITFLAGTNNGESILTIAGTETAINNALDGLQYDPIADDNGFESLVISTGSTPITEGNLYARYEFEDGSLIDQSGNGYDGTAISDPAIAVDASRGDGIQLDSNDGVSIAGGTSGLADEVTIAAWVNLDPAQQDAVLLSLGDEFYVTLDVSAPGGGLGITAGAFSSTTSNPAHEIAGDGWHHIAATIDDVADQITLYLDGVLIATIDTSLDIDWGTAPSPNVTIGGLASGAMPLVGSLDDVRIYDAVLSESEVIAVMGDQGHSIATVGMTVRAINDDPVNAGSLPSDILVTIDTLSNVNLTDVDFSDVDAGSNAVTVTLATTTGGELTASSGGGILVGGSANARTFTGSISDLNAYFDDVTNIRYQHGTPGTTGNDADTLSLTINDGGNTGTGGGGNVALGSVNVDISPPNQAPVLSPYGPVYNTSEDAAPLTASVGTVLWSSMSDPDPGSVEGIAVFGFTGSGGTLEYSLDGSNWFAFPSVSSTSALLLRSSDQFRFTPSTENGGVLQVDYRGWDQTSGTAGTLADTSINGGSTAYSSASDRVQVNLTSINDAPVLDNSGTMTLTTISEDDTNNAGDSVASIIASAGGDRITDVDTGSVEGIAITNQDNGNGTWQYSTNGGSTWSDFGAVSDNAALLLRSTDLVRFEPNGANGTSPDFTFRAWDQTTGSAGAKVDASTNGGTTAFSTATEAVSITVTDINDEQVIATNTGATVVEGSSGNVISNTQLRTTDADHSSSQLVYTVDSIPSSGTLYRNGVALAATDTFTQADIDANLITYTHDGSEASSDSFNFTVDDGTGASSSGTFTLGITNVNDAPVAASIEGTTLNAPENGSPVAVTSTLTVSDVDDANLESATIQITGNYFAGEDLLSFTNQNGITGSWDAGSGTMTLTGTASVADYQTALRSVTYENLSLSPSTPDRTVSIVVNDGSINSNAQARTVSVLPVNDDPTNTGSLPADVTVVEDVRTSIDLSLIDLDDSDAGSADLTLTLSTSTGGLLSATSGGGVVITGDGTDTLTLVGSLNDLNSFLDVATNLEYLHGTANTFGDDADTILVVINDGGASGNGGGGDVSLGSINVDITAVNDTPTASGENFEVRSPDTELSIDTSGLIVNDTDLDGDTLSVVLVSSTSNGTLSLEPGGVLLYTPASGYIGTDTFSYHVTDGSATSNVVTVVIDVEMAAPYTPPTTTPDSEDSSSEDSDTETENEESESESESEESTEMEESTSEDSSSESSSQSADAAAAVPPPAEAAGQVNTSEAGVAPGKQGEAEQEKESAEAAEEAERERIERISSTYQSSRGYGSGDGAFNAELVQLDRILQEDLRQAIIWSQWDNADRYGDNSMASVQYASFASAGIGMFSVGYVMWALRGGAMVGVFASALPAWRFIDPIAMLSAYRDFRDNTEDGLESLIRVKN